The Primulina tabacum isolate GXHZ01 chromosome 10, ASM2559414v2, whole genome shotgun sequence region aattaatttaaattatatggtatttaaaaaataattgggACCACTTCCCAAGGTGGGGCCCCAGGCCGTTAATCGGCCCGCCCACCGTAAGGGCCCGCCCCTGACTTTGTGGTGGAACACTCTCATTATAGCATACTAGTATTTTATATCTTACGTACACAAAAGTGATATTTTATATAATCACttattaaatcaaaattttaaataataaataaatatttttcaaaaaatatataagataaataaagtttgattaaaaattttaaattatttttgaaaacatgttaaaaaatttatattgaaattatatataataataataacaatttatggacaatcaatatacaaaaattcatgacgacgtatatatatattccaaaaaaataaaaagatatacttttgacattattttaacaaaaatgaACGCATACTTGCAGGATCGAGCGCttgccgttttaccaaaagctatagctagtagtaatgatgcaactcaaatattttaaaacgcacatcagctcaagcaccatggtttgatcgctctaccaagcagggacaattattgcacccaacaatctccctcccaataattccgctccttgcaatcaatgggaatcgaacacgtgaccttggctctgataccaattgtaggaccgagcgcttgccgctttaccaaaagttatagctagtagtaatggtgcaactcaaatcttttaaatcgcacaGCTGCTTAAATaacacggttcgatcgctctaataagcagggacaattattgcacccaacaatattttttaaatttcacccaaaaaaaatgttttacaTGTATTATTGAACAATACTATCCTAATTTTTGCAATATTCTAAAGAAAATGCACATGTGGTTCTtgctaatatttttttatttatttatacgaTGATTTGTTATAATTGTTTCTCGGACGCGAGACATGGTTAAAAAAATCAAGATATCCAAGCTATAAGTGTGTCCTTGCTGGTTTTCTTAGAAGAAGTTGTGTACAAAATGGATGCTCTGACGGAAGCTTGTGCCTCCCACAGTCGTCGATGGGTCCATATATCACAGAGATACTgtagaaaatttaaaaaattgataGGTAAAAACCACACCAAGCCATTCCCATcggtttatttcatcctactCATGTAGGTATTGTTCCCATTATAGGATGGATGGACCAAAATTTGCCCATGCATATATAGGActcacttttttttttgaaattgtatatgtGGCAATATCTTACCCGTTGAAATGAAGTGAGGCTAATGTCCACCTAGATAGTATCTcattaatcatttttttttttaacgaaATTACTTCATTAAAAAGATGGATAAAAAACAAATACAGAGAAACAATCAACCAAACGTTGATTGCCCTAAACTAAACCACAACATTACACTACTGAATGAAAACATCAATCGAATTTGGAATACAAACGTAAAACAAAGATCTTAATCTTTCGAACTATTTCATCAACGCTCGGCTTTTCATCTTTGAAAATATTCTTATTGCGTGCAGTCCAGATGCAATACACCGTTGCTGCTAGTGAAGTCAGGCGCATCTTAGACAGCACTGAATTTCCACGATAACAACTTCTGAAAGCTCGTAACACAGCTGTTGGAGATCCCATCATCTTCGACATACCAAGCCAACATCTGATTTGCCTCCACACCGCCACTGTAAAATTGCAGGTGAAGAATAAATGTTTTACCGATTCGATTTTCACATTACACAGCACACACGACTTGTCAGGGGCGAAGGGTAAACGATCTCTAGTTAAAAGTTTTTCATGGGCCATTAACCATAAACTGAATCTATGCTTCGGTAGAATAAAAGATCGACAGATAATTGGTTTCCATGGCCACTTGCCAACTGAATCTGTGAATCATTCATATGCACTTGAAAGTCCGCTGTTCTTCCCAAACCACAAATTCAGTTTATTAATCATTACTATCATCGTGTGTGGGGCCGTTATGTGTGCCGATCACACTTTTTTATCATCGTGTGTGCAGTGCTACGGAACTAATAATAATAGCTAAGTTTGTCTGCTCACTCAGAAAATCAAGTCAAAAGCATGAAAAGTTAAGCAACTTTTTACTGCATCGTTGGAGCAATCTTCAATCTTTTGACTTTAATATAAATctgtgtaatttttttttgagtaAGTCAACTGTGAGATGATATACGGATTTTATTCGTAAAATGAGTAAATATTgcttatatttacaataaaaagtaatattttttaatagatgatccaaatatataatattcatatcacaaaattgatctgTGAAACAGTCTCATATGAATTCTTGTGTTTTTTCCCCTTCTCTTTTGAATGTGTGTACATAGATCCCAATGTTTAAAAAGTTATTTGGATCCGTATAAACTAGCTATGTGTAGGCGATTAGTTGGAAAGTTGTATTCACATAAATAGCATATcgtttgtgagacggtctcgcaGATTTATACTTGTGAGACGAGTATCTCAATCCCTACATTGAgcgaaaaataacatttttgacataaaaaataatatttatccaTTAATCGATCGGATAATATATCTgtctaaaaaaatttacttgTTTTCGTCTTATATCaaaagacacaactcaaatattttcacaCATACATTTGGTAAGTGCAATAATGTGTACCAAATGCTAtgctaataaaataaaatccccaTGTAACACGGCCTCGATCTTTTCGTTTCTCGAATCGTCGTCCTCTTGCACAAAAGCCTCGGGCATATAAACCAGAGACCGACCTTTTCTCAAATGGACTTTGTGGAAAGTACCATAATCACTTGTAACCAATTAATTCATTTATAAAAGTAGGCTATTATTGATTTTAAGTTCcaaatatatcattttttaaccttttttttttctttttatctcGATTAAGAATTTGGATGTCCATCCCAATTtctcatatttaaataaattcacttccatttttatataaattaaataaaaaataatatcattgaAAACAAATTAGTATTACTCCAATTTATTTTTCAAGCATCTACATTGGTGAATTATTAATAGAAGAACATCTGAAATTGTATAGAAAAtggtattttttataattaacatTTGAAGTAACGACATTTTGTAATTAAGGGAAAAGAGATTTTTTAAAATGGATAGAAGAAAATatcattaatttattttcttgggggtttaataaatatgttattttcaatattctagTATCctaataagaaattatttaaacaaGTCAAGAATGCAGTATTAGACTAATTGTCTATTATAAGTTTCagcataaaatatattattttttcacgAATAAAAAATTAAGTTTTTGAATAATTTATGAATTTCTAAGGGCATATTATTAAGTAGGGGTGTCAATTCAGGTGAGTCGGGTGGGTCGGGTCGGCTTGAGCAACAGTACTATTAAAAATTGCTCAACCCGAACCCGACCTAACCCGAAAACTCTCAACCTGAATCTGAACCtgaacccgaatcaacccgataAACTCGAATAacctgattttgaatttttttataattttttttaaagaaaattaaataaaattttaaaaaataatactaatattttaatttaaacacataataataaaatctctctcatattatgatttaaatttaaaaatctaatcgtagaaaaataaagtatatttattaaatcaaataaacaattatttaaaaaataaaaaatgtttaaaataaataataaattatgaaaatttataatataaatatacaataaatattttttcagacatacaatatataaaaatataggtagtatttattaattataatttgtttaaaaaaatttaaaattttcgggtcaacccgAAAACCCCAACCCCAACCCCAAACtcaaacctgatttttttcgagTTGAATCATGTCGGGTTGATGGGTCGTTTCTGATTTTGACACCACTATTATTAagtagagtaggtctcttgtgagacggtctcacgaatctttatctgtgagacgggtcaaccctatcaatattcacaataaaaagtaataatcttaacataaaaaataatattttttcatggatgactcaaataagatatctgtctcacaaaatacaacacatgagaccgtctcatagaAGTTTTCGCAGCTTAAATATCGAAAAGAGTTGGGATTCTTTGTTTTTGTGCTAAGAATGTTCGAGTTTAATTATTTTGTTAGTGAACGTCGACGAAGGTGATCGACTGCGGTTGTTACTTGCCTGAGTAAGGCGTCGGAAGTCCCCCAAGGTTGGAGAAGAGGAATGATGCATGGGAGAGAATGATGGTGACCCCCTCTTTGTAAGATGCTACTTGGGTCCATGCAAAGCaccattttttttttgggcAACGAGGAAGGGGGGAATCTGTTTCTTGAAGCCAATTTTCCACTTCTTCACTGTCAAAAATGGACAGTGCCATTGTTCCCACCACCAACCTCAATACAATGATGCATTTATCTTGTGAAAAATTAGGTAAATGATATATATTTAACTTCACACCATCGACAAGTAAAAACCACATTGGCTCTAGGTACATATCCATTATTACACAGCAATTCAAGATCCAAGCAAAGCTCCGACAAGTACTATCCATATAAAGGTATGCGTTCCTCCATGTTGACAGGACAAAATTTGCAGGGTGCTCAGTGGAGATTGGAATGGCATCTCATGAAGTCAACAAATAAATAGTTGTTCGTCTGATTATGAACGAACATAGAGCGTCTCCTCTTCGGAGTTGTTTAAAGGTTTCGTGTTCTTTCGGTCTTATTTCCTACTTCTTTGGAGTTGTTTGAAGGTTTCGAGTTAGTTCAGTCGTATTCATCGGAGGAGGAATACGACTAGATATAAACTATGTGACGAGTGTGTGTTGATCTGATCCATAGTCCGACATGAAACAGCAAAGATTAAAACCAACACATTACACACCACATGGAAATCGATGGAATGCATCGATCACAGATTAATTGTACTAATGAAATTGGTACCAAGGTCCTAAGCAGCAAAAATAAATGGCATTAGTGCATTACAGTACTCTTTTTTTTCCCCAGGCCAACAGCATTAACCCCTCTAGTCCAGTGCCCCAATCAATCACCCTTTCTTACAGATACTCAAACCTCTAGATCCAGACAACAATTACGGTACATTAGAAAATAGTTGCTAAAAGTCAGAAAACAAAATTCAATGCATTTTCTGATCAGCTTCATCTTCTCCTTCAGATTTACtgcaattttctttaaaatcacCGTCTTCCAATGGGCTATCCAATGCGCTCTTCTCTTGCTCCTCTTCCTCAACCTCATCCCCGTTTTTCTTCTTCGATTTAACCCTTTTATTCTTCTCGGCTTTCGCCTTCAATGTCACCAACAACTCCTCCATCGCCCTACGCCTACTGCGCCGGTACTTGATCAACACTTCACTTATATCTGCAGGAGTCATCTCTGCCTCCTCGATCACACCTTCTAGTTCCTCCAGCATTTCTTTCTCCAGATCATTCTCCTCAGTTCCCAAATAGTTCTTCAGCAGAATCTTCAATGCAGGAGATAAACAATAGCTcatgtgtatatgcatgtccaTTCTCCCACTCCTCAGCAATGCCGGGTCGAGTTTATCGATATGGTTTGTCGTGAACACGAAAATCCTCTCACTCCCACAACAAGACCACAATCCATCGGTGAAATTCAACAACCCGGAAAGTGTTATCGTGTTTGCTCCGGCCTCCGCGACATTAGACCCCGGAGGGGGTGCAATGTCGAAGCTATTTTTTCTACAGCCTCCATCGGCATTATTTCTGTTAGCCAAGTTAATGGAACAATCAATGTCTTCGATAACAATAATGGACTTAGAAGTAGTTTTCATCAACAACTTCCTCAATTCAGAGTTGGTATTCACCTCAGTTAACTCAAGATCATAAATATCATACCCAAGAATATTAGCCATTGCCGCAATCATACTAGATTTACCAGTGCCCGGGGGACCATATAACAAATAACCTCTTTTCCACGCCCTCCCAGTTTTCTGATAAAAAGATTCCCCACTAGCGAATTCCAAAAGATCAGCCATAATCTCAGATTTCCTGACAGGATCCATGGCCAATGTATCAAAAGTACTGGGATGCTTAAACGGCACAGATTCCCAGGGATGACCCCTCGAATCCAAAGACCCGCCTCTCGAGTTCGTATAAAGCAACCTATCTTGATTCCTCCTTCGCAAATCATTCGCCTTTTCCATGACATAATCAAGATACGAACCGAGCACCATCTGTTTGCTCTTCTTCCTTACCCGGAGGGTAAACCCTCTTTTCTCCTCCGGCAATGGGCGCCACGAGAAGGTCTGAGATTGCCTCTGCGTGACGATATGCTCCCACTCCACAGTCACCCCTTTATAAGAATCGATCAAACGGTCGTTGTTCGACAGGCCATAGGTGATGGAGGTAGAGTTCAGACCACGGGTAAGACTGAGGCGGGTGCCCGATATGGAAGCGGATGAGCTCAGATACAACTGGACGGCGTTGTAAAGCTCGTTGGTGTTGACACCATCGATTTCGGTGATGTCGTAGTAGTAGCAGGACGAGAAGAAGCTGAAGAAATGGTGGAAGAGTTTGAAGGAAGCAAAGCGCAGTTCCGGGGGGAAAACTGTGTGAAGGAGGCTTTGGCAGAATGCCCAAACTCCCATTATCGAAGCCATTGTTGTCCAAATCTCCTTCATCCTCGCTTTTTTCCGGGATCGCCGATGTTTGCAGAGGATGAAGCACGGAGAACAGAGAATCTGTGTTAAAGAAGAAATGTAGAAGTACAAAAATGGAGGCTTCGAGGGAGATAGGAGGACAAGTTTGGGTGTGaattggaaacacagtgagccAATTGGTGAGATTTATACAGAACGGGTGATGGTGATGGTGATGGTGATGGGGACAAAATTTTGTCGgagaaatattttaataatataataatacctatattatataaatcattACTTAAATAAAGATTCCATATTAATATTCAAATCTCTGACTCGATTTCcttattttataaatctataTCATTTAAGAgtgtatttaataaataaaaatctacatgtatttaattaaaacttttatatattttacagAAGTCTAgtgatatttaaaataaatttttatagagttttaagacgtcaagtggtattcaacattaatttttaaaaactatataacagtctagatgtattcaaattttcaatagaattttaataacttcatgaaattcattaacatacaaacattatGCCAaaggtacaactataaattgtcaaaacttgtatttaattaatgacttatataaattaatgtaatattcaataataatagaCAAAActtctgtgagacggtctcaatggtcgtattttgtgagacatatctcttatttgggtcatccatgaaaaagtattctTTTTATGCtcagaatattattttttattgtgaatatcggtagggttgattcgtatcacagataaagattcgtgagaccgtctcacaagaaacctactcataataataaaagatgatctAAAAAAATGTtgcttaattcttaataattgaataggCTCGCAACAACcgtgattttttaaattctttttagcattttcaattaatatgtaaACTATGATacttttatacaaaattatatccacacaatgctaaataatattcttttcacttgtatattatcaattcaaaaacaaaGTTACAGATTAAATAATTgatgttttttaaaaatgtacaaacatgcatacaaacccacatatatacacatgtaagaattaaatgatttgaattttaaataagtaaatttatttattaatatatatattgaaaaactatttcaaattgaatatgttatgtatgtcaattaattactggttcaaagaaattaataaaaaataatatgttataattaagtacaaaatgtataaaattttataaaaaaaatttcgcaaaagtctataaaaaaaaacttgTAAAAAAGTCTACATGAATCTACATAAATATGTTTATAAATCCGTAAGATTCTGTAAAAGTCAATACAAATCAATCAAATACATCAAAgtctatcatttaaaaaaacCATCTAAACTCTGAATTAAATACATCCCACTTATTTAGTATGACATATATACAATATTTTAAGTAAGAGACGttcataaattcaacaaaattttgtttcaaaattatttcttaatttAAAAGGTTATTAATCATTACAAAAAATGTATAtttccttttattttaatttgtatgtttttttatttcagttctTTTAAATCGAGAGTATTGAAGTAGTACTGAAACATGATATAATGATACCAAAAAATGACGATATGACGTCGAACATAGCTAATATATCCGATTTCATGTCAACACTCTAGCGAAAATGATTGAGATCATAAATTGACAGATTACAAGACAAAAatgaaagtaaaaaaaattacatgaccaaaaacataaatttttccgattataaaacaacaaaataaaatataagatacaaaataaataaaataatctttgaacactttatttgaaaaatcaaaCACCATCAAgttaaccaaaaaaaaaaaaaaaaacccacctcttacaaaataaaaacacaaataaataaataaaaaaccataaaaacaaataaaatagaaaatattaaaagctctgtttaagaaaatattttaaaaatatttttagttttttttataagtgGAAAATACTAAGTATGtatatagaaaatatttttaaaaaaattactctCCAATtatagtttttaaaaataattttgtgatatttttgtaaaatgttTTGTGATTGAACTATACATGATAAATTTtggtaattatttttaattataaaataatgtttaaaaaatagttgtctaaacatattttaaactataaatttttttaatagagTCTTTGTTCAaacagatatttattcttaaaataatttcaatttttttaaaaaaattttgctaaaattttttttaaaaaagtttgtGTTAATATCATTTCAAATACAAAATTTCTTCTCAAATTTGAGATTTTAATATATCTGTGAAGACAAGTTATGATATATACAAAAAGATACGAAAAAGGCAAGTGGTAAGTGGTATTCATTTGGCATgtaaaaaatgtaatattttctcataatataatataaggGAAAATTGCAATCTTGGAAAGAATATTTACGGTCATGgagaaattaattaattgaccaTTTATGACATATCTTAATGaggtattttgtttttttaacgGAGATCAAccatttaattaagaaaatgatatcTTCATGTGTATTTGAAACACATATGGgaaatcattttcttaattaaatagttgaCCGATATTATTTTACAAATCATTTTgttaattaaatagttaatcgatgttattttacaaatttttccTATCTCAATAGAGGCTGAAGGGGGCTATTGAGTTGATataagagtagatctcttgtgagatggtctcacgaatttttatctgtgagactggTCAATCTTGCCAATATttacgataaaaagtaatattcttagcataaaaagtaataatttttcatgatgatccaaaataagagatccgtctcacaaaatacaacccattagaccgtctcacacaagtttttgccttgacaTAAACAGAGATAATATAC contains the following coding sequences:
- the LOC142505944 gene encoding AAA-ATPase At4g25835-like, whose product is MKEIWTTMASIMGVWAFCQSLLHTVFPPELRFASFKLFHHFFSFFSSCYYYDITEIDGVNTNELYNAVQLYLSSSASISGTRLSLTRGLNSTSITYGLSNNDRLIDSYKGVTVEWEHIVTQRQSQTFSWRPLPEEKRGFTLRVRKKSKQMVLGSYLDYVMEKANDLRRRNQDRLLYTNSRGGSLDSRGHPWESVPFKHPSTFDTLAMDPVRKSEIMADLLEFASGESFYQKTGRAWKRGYLLYGPPGTGKSSMIAAMANILGYDIYDLELTEVNTNSELRKLLMKTTSKSIIVIEDIDCSINLANRNNADGGCRKNSFDIAPPPGSNVAEAGANTITLSGLLNFTDGLWSCCGSERIFVFTTNHIDKLDPALLRSGRMDMHIHMSYCLSPALKILLKNYLGTEENDLEKEMLEELEGVIEEAEMTPADISEVLIKYRRSRRRAMEELLVTLKAKAEKNKRVKSKKKNGDEVEEEEQEKSALDSPLEDGDFKENCSKSEGEDEADQKMH